The window TAGTTTATCGCTACTTCACTAGCCTGTGTTCCTATTTTAACACTATCTTCGCCTTCATAAAAAGGATAAGATACTTTTTTCTGATAAAGTAGTGAAGCCCCAATTTTTTCCGCTCCTGCAAGTACATTTTCGCCTGAAATATAGGAATTATGTGGTGCTCTTCGCTCAGAGGAACGTTTGAAATAAATGCCATCATATTTCATCCCATTAATCCCTTCTACCACTTTCCTATCTAGCATAGATTTCGCCTCTGGACTATAGCCATGCGCTATATAAAATGCATCTAAACCTTTCGCAATATCGATAAAGTAAGATCGTGCACTTCGAATTGGACCGATAGATTCTGGAATTTTCGACTGATACAATGCTAAAAATCTCGTTACATCGCCTTCTGCAAGCATTTCATAAACGACATCTGCCTGCGCTAAACCCGATTGTGGACGTGCTAATGGATGATTATTAATCGTCGCAATAATAGGACGCTGCGTTATTTCCTCGGCAATTGGCTCACCCGTAAACGGCGCAACAAATGGCAGTACCGCCTCTTCAACGTTAACATCTTCCTCTTGTTTCTCATTTTCTT is drawn from Solibacillus sp. R5-41 and contains these coding sequences:
- a CDS encoding DUF3048 domain-containing protein — protein: MRMRGLFIAAIISAAVVSGCSDKEQVEQPEVEIEENEKQEEDVNVEEAVLPFVAPFTGEPIAEEITQRPIIATINNHPLARPQSGLAQADVVYEMLAEGDVTRFLALYQSKIPESIGPIRSARSYFIDIAKGLDAFYIAHGYSPEAKSMLDRKVVEGINGMKYDGIYFKRSSERRAPHNSYISGENVLAGAEKIGASLLYQKKVSYPFYEGEDSVKIGTQASEVAINYSTNGKFNSQYVFDSEANSYTRFSANVQTVDYVTQQPIELANVLFFEMPHQTIDNEGRREINIKGGGNAYVFQGGMMREVKWKNTDGFLIAIEEDGSEVKLVPGQTWVHFVPTSPGLASSVTYSQ